A single region of the Anaerolineales bacterium genome encodes:
- a CDS encoding alpha-glucosidase C-terminal domain-containing protein, with amino-acid sequence MPALFPKDPTWRTFNARLEAHFPARMAVWLDAAQAGVIALERTHGGEVILILANVTEAEVTLDGRYLPPINPRGVYTDPLSGESLRPGTITLNAYGMVWLQYP; translated from the coding sequence TTGCCAGCGCTCTTTCCGAAAGACCCTACTTGGCGCACCTTTAACGCTCGTTTAGAGGCGCATTTTCCGGCGCGTATGGCGGTGTGGCTTGATGCAGCTCAGGCGGGGGTGATTGCCCTTGAGCGCACGCATGGCGGCGAAGTAATCCTCATCTTAGCAAATGTTACCGAGGCGGAAGTGACCCTTGATGGACGCTACTTGCCGCCCATCAACCCGCGTGGGGTGTACACCGACCCGCTCAGTGGTGAAAGCCTCCGTCCAGGGACGATCACCCTGAACGCTTATGGGATGGTCTGGTTGCAATACCCCTAA
- a CDS encoding UvrD-helicase domain-containing protein, whose protein sequence is MSTNAILDGLNDAQRAAVSTPAGATLVVAGPGSGKTRVLTRRVAYLITEMGVYPEEIMAVTFTNKAAGEMRVRIEKILGRTMRGLAVGTFHALCARILRREAAHIALRPDFLIYDTEDQLATMKVAIEDLNLDSDKFKPRSILSAVSAAKNELITPDTYPDTSQGDRLVAKLYRRYDEILRASNALDFDDLLMLTVFLFRRAPAVIADYRSLYKHILVDEFQDTNAAQYALLRLLEGDTEPQNSLFCVGDPDQSIYAFRGADYRNVTRFQADHPHVRVILLEENYRSHQAILDAAMAIIDRNPNRIKKNLTTPRTDSRPIMAKQLSDDRDEADYVAWTIREYQRMGHPLRDCAIMYRTNAQSRTLEESFRRLKLPYRLIGGVRFYGRKEVKDVLAYLRLIVNPDDSISLKRIINIPRRGIGATTISQLEGYAGARGMSVYAALLALPHAADSPFNSKAKKLLGEFTEMIERWRSMVATTSVSDLVRDILETTHYIDSINDGSEEGKDRAQNVQELYNATKEAGEITLSQYLQDVSLVADVDNYDEDAEGVVLLTLHSAKGLEFPIVFIVGLEDGVLPHQNSSDDPEKLSEERRLLYVGITRAEEHLHLTWKRRRAGYGGSPGEFAIPSRFLADLPERLVTGSPLPGSAAREVERRRAELWTPSPAPVHRPPTPRPQSNVQSFYKSGQRVRHERFGDGTILGSVVRGEEEEITVKFDRVGIKRLAASVAPLTLLEE, encoded by the coding sequence TTGTCCACAAATGCTATTTTGGATGGGCTGAACGATGCCCAACGTGCCGCTGTCTCCACACCGGCGGGGGCAACCCTGGTTGTTGCCGGACCCGGCAGCGGCAAAACTCGCGTCCTGACACGGCGGGTTGCCTATCTGATCACCGAGATGGGCGTTTACCCCGAAGAAATCATGGCAGTGACGTTTACGAATAAAGCCGCCGGGGAAATGCGCGTGCGCATCGAAAAGATTTTAGGGCGAACGATGCGCGGGCTTGCCGTTGGGACATTTCACGCCCTGTGCGCCCGCATCTTGCGCCGCGAGGCAGCCCATATTGCCCTGCGCCCCGACTTTTTAATTTATGACACCGAGGATCAACTTGCCACGATGAAGGTGGCAATTGAAGACCTCAATCTCGACTCGGATAAATTCAAACCACGCAGCATTCTAAGCGCCGTCTCTGCAGCAAAAAACGAACTGATCACGCCCGATACCTATCCAGACACCAGTCAGGGGGATCGCCTTGTCGCTAAGCTCTACCGTCGCTACGATGAGATTCTGCGGGCGTCCAACGCGCTGGACTTCGACGATCTTCTCATGCTGACGGTGTTTCTCTTTCGACGAGCGCCGGCTGTGATTGCGGATTATCGATCCCTGTATAAACATATCCTTGTCGATGAATTTCAGGATACAAACGCCGCACAATATGCTTTACTGAGGCTTTTGGAGGGGGATACCGAACCCCAAAATAGCCTTTTTTGTGTGGGCGACCCCGACCAGAGCATCTATGCTTTTCGCGGGGCAGACTATCGGAATGTGACGCGCTTTCAAGCCGATCATCCCCATGTGCGGGTGATTCTTTTGGAGGAAAATTACCGCTCGCATCAGGCGATCCTTGATGCGGCGATGGCGATCATTGACCGCAACCCGAACCGCATCAAGAAAAACCTGACCACCCCGCGCACCGACAGCCGTCCAATCATGGCGAAACAACTCAGCGATGACCGTGACGAGGCGGATTATGTGGCATGGACGATCCGCGAATACCAACGGATGGGTCACCCCCTGCGGGATTGCGCCATTATGTACCGCACGAACGCGCAATCCCGCACCCTTGAAGAATCGTTCCGCCGTCTCAAACTTCCCTACCGGCTGATTGGGGGCGTGCGGTTTTATGGGCGTAAGGAAGTCAAAGATGTCCTTGCTTACCTCCGTCTGATTGTGAATCCCGATGATTCGATCAGCCTGAAGCGGATTATCAATATCCCCCGTCGGGGGATTGGGGCGACAACGATCAGCCAGTTGGAAGGGTATGCGGGGGCGCGGGGGATGAGCGTCTATGCCGCGCTCTTAGCGCTTCCCCATGCCGCTGATTCGCCGTTTAACAGCAAGGCAAAGAAACTGCTTGGCGAATTCACGGAGATGATTGAACGTTGGCGCAGCATGGTGGCGACAACCAGCGTCAGCGATCTGGTGCGGGATATTCTGGAAACGACGCACTACATCGATTCGATCAACGATGGCTCGGAAGAAGGGAAAGACCGCGCCCAAAACGTCCAAGAGCTTTACAACGCGACGAAAGAAGCAGGCGAGATCACGCTCTCCCAATATTTGCAGGATGTCTCCCTTGTTGCCGATGTCGATAATTACGACGAGGATGCCGAAGGGGTCGTCTTGCTGACGTTGCACAGCGCCAAAGGGTTAGAATTTCCCATCGTTTTCATTGTGGGGTTGGAAGATGGTGTCTTGCCCCACCAAAATAGTTCCGACGATCCTGAAAAACTGTCCGAAGAACGCCGCCTTCTCTATGTGGGCATCACCCGTGCCGAGGAACACCTCCACCTGACATGGAAGCGCCGCCGTGCCGGATATGGTGGGTCGCCGGGGGAGTTTGCCATTCCTTCGCGGTTTTTGGCAGATTTGCCAGAACGCCTCGTCACTGGATCGCCCCTGCCCGGGAGTGCCGCTCGTGAGGTAGAACGCCGTCGCGCTGAACTGTGGACGCCCTCCCCCGCACCTGTCCACCGCCCGCCAACGCCGCGCCCGCAATCGAATGTCCAATCCTTCTATAAATCAGGGCAGCGGGTGCGCCATGAACGCTTTGGCGATGGGACGATTTTAGGGAGCGTTGTTCGCGGCGAGGAGGAAGAAATTACGGTGAAGTTTGATCGCGTGGGGATTAAGCGCCTCGCCGCCTCCGTCGCCCCGCTGACGCTTTTGGAGGAATAA
- the cadA gene encoding cadmium-translocating P-type ATPase, giving the protein MIHTLETKHEVISTTSSEVVSCCEPKRVPLHEEQGFFAKREVIMVILTALGLGGSIVLGWVGASPTLVGIALLVAYVNGGYMGLVEGWASLRKRQINVDVLMILAAFGAALVNQAQEGALLLFLFLLSNVLQHYAMERSRNAIRALMKLRPNEASVRRDGEIVVAPVESLQIGEIVVIRPGERLPVDGEVIEGMSAVDQASITGESMPVTKGLGDTVFAGTVNGAGGLEVRTTRTVSDTTLARIIKMVEEAQDQRAPTQRFMAAFEQTYAKIVILVVALYIILPPLVLGVAFSGNFYRAMVLLTALSPCALIISTPAAILAAIAHAARRGVLFKGGAYLEMMATLKVVAFDKTGTITAGRPVVTDVVPFGETDRHSLLALTAALEARSEHPIALAILTQAKIDGITLPEPTAFEAILGRGVSGLIDGVLVRVGTMRLMAESRLTVPPEIAALRERFEAAGKTVVIAHHEKAGWLGVIAVADEPRPNAKAVIARLRREGIKRIVMLTGDNARAAAEIATQVGVDDVRADLLPGEKLTIIRELQGQYGKVAMIGDGVNDAPALAAATIGMAMGAAGTDVALETADVVLMADDLNGIADVIALSHRTRRVMIQNISFALGVIVVLVIGTLGFNLPLPLGVIGHEGSTLIVVLNSLKLLSIRRQS; this is encoded by the coding sequence ATGATTCACACACTCGAAACAAAACATGAAGTCATTAGCACGACCTCATCTGAGGTTGTAAGCTGCTGTGAACCGAAGCGCGTTCCCCTCCATGAGGAGCAGGGGTTTTTCGCCAAACGTGAAGTGATCATGGTTATTCTTACCGCCCTCGGGTTGGGCGGGAGTATCGTCTTGGGCTGGGTGGGGGCGTCGCCCACCCTTGTGGGGATTGCTTTACTGGTCGCCTATGTCAATGGTGGCTATATGGGGTTGGTAGAGGGATGGGCAAGCCTGCGCAAGAGGCAGATCAACGTTGATGTCCTGATGATCTTGGCGGCATTTGGGGCAGCACTTGTCAATCAGGCACAGGAAGGGGCGCTGTTACTCTTTCTGTTCTTATTGAGCAATGTGTTGCAGCACTATGCGATGGAACGCAGCCGCAACGCCATACGCGCCCTGATGAAACTGCGCCCGAATGAAGCCTCCGTGCGGCGCGATGGGGAGATCGTTGTTGCCCCAGTGGAATCCCTTCAGATTGGTGAAATTGTCGTGATTCGCCCTGGCGAACGCCTGCCTGTCGATGGTGAGGTGATCGAAGGAATGAGTGCCGTTGATCAAGCCTCGATCACCGGGGAATCGATGCCCGTGACGAAAGGGCTAGGCGACACGGTATTTGCCGGCACGGTGAATGGCGCTGGCGGGTTGGAAGTGCGGACGACGCGCACCGTATCGGATACCACGCTTGCCCGAATCATTAAGATGGTGGAGGAAGCCCAAGATCAACGCGCCCCAACGCAGCGATTTATGGCAGCTTTCGAGCAAACCTATGCCAAGATCGTGATCCTCGTTGTTGCGCTCTACATTATCCTTCCGCCGTTGGTGTTGGGTGTAGCCTTCAGCGGGAATTTTTACCGAGCGATGGTGCTGCTGACGGCGCTTTCACCCTGTGCGCTGATCATTAGCACGCCCGCCGCGATTCTCGCGGCGATTGCCCATGCCGCCCGCCGAGGGGTGTTGTTCAAAGGCGGCGCCTACCTTGAGATGATGGCAACCTTGAAGGTGGTTGCTTTTGATAAGACGGGGACGATTACAGCCGGACGCCCTGTGGTGACGGACGTAGTGCCCTTTGGGGAGACAGATCGCCACAGCCTTCTGGCGCTGACCGCCGCCCTCGAAGCACGGTCTGAGCATCCCATTGCCCTAGCGATCTTGACACAGGCAAAAATAGATGGAATCACCCTCCCCGAACCAACCGCATTTGAGGCGATCTTGGGACGCGGGGTTTCCGGGCTGATTGATGGTGTGTTGGTGCGCGTTGGCACAATGCGCCTGATGGCAGAGAGCAGGCTAACTGTCCCGCCAGAGATTGCCGCCCTTCGCGAACGTTTTGAGGCAGCCGGAAAAACGGTAGTGATTGCCCACCACGAGAAGGCTGGTTGGCTAGGGGTGATTGCCGTTGCCGATGAGCCGCGCCCAAACGCGAAGGCAGTGATTGCCCGTTTGCGCCGCGAGGGAATCAAGCGGATCGTCATGTTGACCGGGGATAACGCCCGTGCCGCCGCCGAGATCGCCACCCAGGTGGGGGTGGATGACGTTCGCGCTGATCTCTTGCCGGGCGAAAAGCTGACGATTATTCGTGAGCTTCAAGGGCAATATGGCAAGGTGGCGATGATTGGGGATGGGGTGAATGATGCTCCGGCGCTGGCTGCGGCAACGATTGGCATGGCGATGGGCGCAGCGGGGACGGACGTTGCCTTAGAGACGGCGGATGTCGTCCTCATGGCGGACGATCTGAACGGGATTGCCGATGTTATAGCGCTCAGCCACCGGACGCGCCGCGTGATGATCCAGAACATCAGCTTTGCCTTAGGGGTGATTGTCGTTTTGGTCATTGGGACGTTGGGCTTCAATTTGCCGCTTCCGCTTGGTGTCATTGGGCATGAGGGCAGCACGCTGATCGTCGTCCTGAATTCGCTGAAATTGCTGAGCATAAGGCGGCAAAGCTGA
- the trmD gene encoding tRNA (guanosine(37)-N1)-methyltransferase TrmD produces MATPLRIDVLTLFPAMFEGPLTESILKRAQAANLLDVRLHNIRDYTTDKHHVTDEPPYGGGGGMVMRVDPIVHAVEHILDGAAGVPVILTTPKGRVFNQALAAELAQYPRLVILCGRYEGVDERVRDLVITDEISIGDFVLTGGELPAMIMIDALARHIPGVLGDANAAAQDSHATGLLEYAHYTRPVDFRGLTVPAVLQGGDHRAIMAWRRADALRRTWEQRPDMLLRAKLSEKERYALADLALQWVRTRGKG; encoded by the coding sequence ATGGCGACACCACTTCGTATTGATGTTCTGACCCTTTTTCCGGCAATGTTCGAGGGTCCGCTCACGGAGAGCATTCTCAAACGGGCGCAAGCGGCGAACCTTCTCGATGTGCGCCTGCATAACATCCGCGATTACACCACAGATAAACACCATGTCACCGACGAACCCCCCTATGGCGGCGGCGGGGGGATGGTCATGCGTGTTGATCCGATTGTTCACGCTGTAGAACACATTCTTGATGGGGCGGCGGGGGTTCCGGTCATTCTGACCACGCCCAAAGGGCGCGTCTTTAACCAAGCGCTGGCGGCAGAACTGGCACAGTATCCGCGCCTTGTGATTCTCTGTGGGCGGTACGAAGGGGTTGATGAGCGCGTTCGAGACCTGGTGATTACCGATGAGATCAGCATTGGCGATTTCGTCTTGACCGGAGGGGAACTTCCCGCCATGATCATGATCGATGCCCTTGCGCGGCATATTCCCGGAGTTTTGGGCGATGCCAACGCCGCCGCTCAAGACTCCCATGCAACGGGGTTGTTAGAATATGCTCACTACACCCGCCCAGTGGACTTTCGTGGGCTAACCGTTCCGGCGGTTTTACAGGGCGGTGATCATCGGGCAATTATGGCATGGCGGCGGGCGGATGCGCTCCGGCGGACGTGGGAGCAGCGCCCCGATATGTTGTTGCGGGCAAAGTTAAGCGAGAAGGAGCGTTACGCCCTTGCCGACCTTGCTTTGCAGTGGGTACGGACGCGGGGGAAAGGATGA
- a CDS encoding alpha/beta hydrolase codes for MSALPPPIHAFGGSGTPVIHMAIANGFPSQTYTPLLRPLTAAHRVIGTLPRALWTPSPPLKTAQTWDVMAEDILACLRAEALSDVIAIGHSMGGVASMLAVLKEPQRFRALVLLDPTFLPPRLLRPLRVVRALGLIQLMPPAKKALQRRRDFSSQEAFYEYLRTRKIFSDWTPEALHAYAHYGSRPKEDGPGVTLTWTPEWEAQYFFGIFGQTWRTVPKLRGRLPTLIVRGTASDTFFPDAAALTRQALPEAHFVELQGKGHLFPQTHPEETAALIQAWLEGYK; via the coding sequence ATGAGCGCACTCCCTCCGCCCATCCATGCCTTTGGCGGCTCTGGCACGCCCGTCATCCACATGGCAATTGCCAATGGCTTCCCGTCCCAAACCTATACTCCCTTGCTGCGCCCATTGACCGCAGCACACCGCGTGATCGGAACGCTCCCCCGTGCGCTGTGGACACCTTCCCCGCCCCTCAAGACTGCCCAAACATGGGATGTTATGGCGGAGGATATTCTTGCCTGTTTGCGTGCTGAAGCCCTGAGCGACGTGATCGCCATTGGTCATTCGATGGGCGGTGTTGCCTCCATGTTGGCGGTGTTAAAAGAACCGCAGCGCTTCCGGGCATTGGTACTTCTTGATCCAACCTTTCTTCCACCGCGCTTGCTGCGCCCGCTGCGTGTTGTTCGCGCCTTAGGCTTGATTCAACTTATGCCGCCCGCAAAAAAGGCACTTCAGCGGCGGCGGGATTTCAGCAGTCAGGAGGCATTCTACGAGTACCTTCGCACGCGGAAGATTTTTAGCGATTGGACGCCAGAGGCGCTCCATGCCTATGCGCATTACGGATCACGCCCGAAAGAGGACGGACCGGGGGTGACACTCACATGGACGCCCGAATGGGAGGCGCAGTATTTCTTCGGAATATTTGGGCAAACATGGCGCACCGTCCCCAAACTGCGCGGACGTTTGCCTACCTTGATTGTGCGCGGGACGGCGAGCGACACGTTTTTTCCCGATGCGGCAGCATTAACCCGCCAAGCACTCCCAGAGGCGCACTTTGTCGAGTTACAGGGAAAGGGGCATTTGTTCCCCCAGACCCACCCAGAGGAAACAGCGGCACTCATTCAAGCGTGGTTGGAGGGCTACAAGTAG
- a CDS encoding glycosyltransferase family 39 protein, which translates to MIPDWLFPTLALAPAALWVFFGVGWHWVGVLLPPTAARMTRIGATLALSPALVTVGMFLLGTFGTFNAATILLMTGVIALTGWLFARRQRYSLSLLPHTAPTPDKATLLTWVLVAVTAVALLLRFWNIAYWNFTTYDALWVYAYNAKVFFLEGRIPPTIGYYPQHIPLAYTAMQFLWGTINDHAARVVLPYIALGSVIMAYLLGTFAFNWRVGLLAAALWALYPHHAVWSQFGDLEVTVTFYMTGTAAFFIAAWREQEGRYRWRYLALAGITMGAALWTKPTAAALVQSLALIGGGAILPILANGRLRGTSRKRLPFEALAPLVTLACAVPLGGLWYVRNVLYGHPAVTLPPGYWQEAAQRSGQELGFPLLIATVFVLWRVLRPPRDRHLIALLAGYTVCAGGILLSAFGGRLPTFDELRLAAVGQIVTTITPRTFNLSDYALLILGSGLILWGALPTWRAWSPTRRGIFLLLAAFTLPYGVTWFWSYSYHYRLSFAIVPLMIVVLAAGIERIAASIPLNRVRRIALSVVIVATSLPGWYGVLSGLEPALSHTLPTDEAKIAAGNRALMGLVNFLREERQRLGRPLRVIAPGELRLNFFFPGDDIRGDVYPTHLDEIADSDIFVDSSVGQKLYFFQGTLFNQILASLTREPFMVRLYTVDDGNFRFSAYRINNAARFEPFEGRTNAAVGDVAILLQTDLSTLQQFPGENLYITNWWRAVRPADGDYSVFIHLYDAAAGRLVAAWGGQPVEGAFTVWQGVEGAHFSVPYPTRLWQAGELIKDEWKVRIPLDASPGRYELRVGLFEPTSGKRLPVEGVEDTTDYVLIHVFEVLKRP; encoded by the coding sequence ATGATCCCTGACTGGCTGTTTCCTACCCTTGCTCTTGCCCCTGCTGCGTTGTGGGTCTTTTTCGGGGTGGGGTGGCACTGGGTAGGGGTACTCCTTCCCCCAACCGCCGCACGAATGACGCGCATCGGGGCAACCTTAGCCCTTAGCCCCGCCCTGGTCACTGTGGGCATGTTCCTCTTGGGGACGTTCGGGACGTTTAACGCCGCAACCATCCTTCTTATGACGGGCGTGATTGCCCTCACGGGATGGCTGTTTGCCCGCCGCCAACGCTATTCCCTCTCGCTTCTCCCCCACACAGCACCAACACCAGACAAGGCAACCCTCCTCACGTGGGTCTTGGTGGCGGTGACGGCGGTTGCCCTCCTCTTACGATTCTGGAACATCGCCTATTGGAATTTCACCACCTACGATGCCCTGTGGGTCTATGCCTACAATGCGAAGGTCTTTTTTCTTGAAGGGCGCATCCCGCCGACCATTGGCTACTATCCGCAGCACATCCCGTTGGCATATACCGCCATGCAGTTCCTTTGGGGGACGATCAACGATCACGCGGCGCGGGTTGTCCTCCCTTATATTGCACTAGGCAGCGTTATCATGGCATACCTGCTAGGGACGTTCGCGTTTAATTGGCGGGTGGGCTTGCTGGCGGCGGCGCTTTGGGCGCTTTATCCTCATCATGCCGTGTGGAGTCAGTTTGGCGATTTAGAAGTGACGGTCACCTTCTATATGACAGGGACAGCCGCCTTTTTTATTGCCGCTTGGCGAGAGCAAGAGGGACGGTATCGGTGGCGCTATCTCGCCCTTGCCGGAATAACCATGGGGGCAGCGCTGTGGACAAAGCCAACAGCCGCCGCCCTTGTGCAGAGTTTGGCGCTCATCGGGGGAGGGGCGATTCTTCCTATTCTTGCCAATGGTCGGCTGAGGGGAACCTCCCGCAAGCGCCTACCCTTTGAGGCGCTTGCGCCGCTGGTCACCCTTGCTTGTGCTGTTCCTCTCGGCGGGCTGTGGTATGTGCGCAATGTCCTTTATGGACACCCTGCGGTGACGCTCCCCCCGGGTTATTGGCAAGAGGCAGCCCAACGCTCTGGGCAAGAACTGGGTTTCCCGCTGCTCATCGCTACCGTTTTTGTTCTTTGGCGGGTTCTCCGCCCTCCCCGTGATCGCCACTTGATCGCGCTGTTGGCTGGTTATACGGTGTGTGCGGGGGGTATTTTGCTCTCCGCTTTTGGGGGACGGCTGCCCACCTTCGATGAACTGCGCTTGGCGGCGGTGGGGCAGATTGTCACGACGATCACCCCTCGGACGTTTAACCTCTCCGACTATGCGCTGCTCATCCTCGGCAGCGGGTTAATTCTCTGGGGGGCGCTCCCCACATGGCGGGCATGGAGTCCCACCCGACGCGGTATATTCCTGCTTCTCGCTGCCTTTACGCTGCCCTATGGGGTGACATGGTTTTGGTCGTATTCCTATCATTACCGCCTCAGTTTTGCCATCGTTCCCTTGATGATTGTTGTTTTGGCGGCGGGGATAGAGCGAATTGCGGCATCAATTCCCCTCAATCGGGTGCGTCGCATCGCCTTGTCGGTGGTTATCGTCGCCACATCCCTCCCCGGTTGGTATGGCGTCCTCAGCGGGCTTGAACCCGCGCTTAGCCATACCCTCCCCACTGATGAAGCAAAGATTGCCGCCGGCAACCGCGCCCTGATGGGCTTGGTCAATTTCCTCCGCGAGGAACGACAACGGTTAGGTAGACCGCTGCGCGTGATAGCACCGGGGGAACTTCGCCTGAATTTCTTCTTCCCCGGCGATGACATTCGCGGGGATGTTTATCCCACACACTTAGATGAGATTGCCGATAGTGATATCTTTGTCGATAGCTCGGTGGGGCAAAAACTGTATTTCTTTCAAGGGACGCTGTTCAACCAGATTTTGGCGTCGCTCACCCGTGAACCCTTCATGGTACGCCTTTACACTGTAGACGACGGAAACTTCCGATTTTCTGCCTATCGCATCAACAATGCCGCACGCTTCGAGCCTTTTGAGGGGCGAACCAATGCCGCTGTGGGGGATGTTGCCATCCTGTTGCAAACAGACCTCAGTACCCTTCAGCAGTTCCCCGGCGAAAACCTGTACATCACAAATTGGTGGCGGGCGGTGCGCCCCGCCGATGGTGATTACAGCGTTTTCATTCACCTCTATGATGCTGCCGCCGGGCGGTTGGTTGCGGCATGGGGCGGACAGCCCGTTGAAGGGGCGTTCACCGTTTGGCAGGGCGTGGAGGGTGCGCATTTCAGTGTCCCCTATCCAACACGCTTGTGGCAGGCAGGCGAACTAATTAAGGATGAATGGAAGGTGCGCATTCCCCTTGATGCTTCGCCAGGGCGCTACGAACTGCGTGTTGGGCTGTTTGAACCAACCAGCGGAAAACGCCTCCCCGTAGAGGGCGTTGAAGACACAACCGATTATGTTCTCATCCATGTTTTCGAGGTTTTAAAACGCCCATGA
- a CDS encoding FHA domain-containing protein, which produces MADENAPNKQTNPLEHPDDKPTVRIKLSDLRDRTNPVSTSGGLPPQNAADEPPAPDPVKPRTPEIHTCPSCNKEYRVGELVCTNCGFIFNAAGKTNKVEDTLPQEKRHYITGDALAERPITFEIENSEVRLPPLEKIVIGRGSEHPNDPSPDVDLTPFKAGELGVSRKHIRIRRNGTLLYVADLRSTNGTLLNGRKLIPEGERLLRSGDELRLGHLRIKVKF; this is translated from the coding sequence ATGGCGGACGAAAACGCCCCTAACAAGCAAACAAATCCGTTGGAGCATCCCGACGATAAGCCGACGGTACGGATCAAACTGTCCGATCTACGGGATCGGACAAATCCAGTTTCTACATCGGGAGGGCTGCCCCCTCAAAACGCAGCCGATGAGCCACCCGCGCCCGATCCGGTCAAACCCCGCACACCGGAGATTCATACCTGCCCATCGTGCAACAAAGAATATCGCGTAGGCGAATTGGTCTGTACAAACTGCGGCTTCATTTTCAATGCCGCAGGCAAGACGAACAAAGTGGAAGACACCCTTCCCCAAGAAAAACGCCATTACATAACGGGCGATGCGCTTGCCGAGCGCCCGATCACCTTTGAGATCGAAAACAGCGAAGTACGCCTTCCTCCCCTAGAGAAAATCGTCATTGGGCGTGGTAGTGAACACCCCAATGATCCCTCGCCGGATGTCGATTTGACGCCCTTCAAGGCGGGCGAGTTGGGCGTATCACGGAAACATATCCGTATTCGACGGAATGGGACGCTCCTTTACGTAGCTGATTTGCGCAGCACAAACGGGACGCTTCTGAACGGGCGAAAATTGATCCCTGAAGGGGAGCGCTTACTGCGCAGCGGCGACGAACTACGGTTAGGTCATTTGCGGATCAAGGTCAAGTTTTAG
- a CDS encoding metallophosphoesterase: MNYLCRLILLLLVVFVVGGLPVAAQDVLPPRLIGAGDIAVCSDVGDEATANLVESLLDPTRDLVFTAGDNVYQKGTLEEFQTCYHPSWGRFKRYTRPVLGNHEYGTRGAEGYFTYFGEKIARPEGYSFYSFTHGEWLILMLNSNIDARKDVSIQGKWLRETLEKNPRRCTMAIWHHPLLASVGGTYSDRPRDIPALWEVLYDYGVDVIVNGHVHNYERFAPLDPMGTLDRARGIRQFIVGTGGASRSRNILNKRKPYSEAYDKTSLGVIVFTLYADRYVWEFVPAAGFTYRDQGSARCVD, translated from the coding sequence ATGAACTACCTTTGCCGTTTAATCCTTTTGCTGTTAGTCGTCTTCGTTGTGGGAGGGCTGCCTGTCGCCGCCCAAGACGTCTTGCCGCCCCGTCTGATTGGCGCGGGTGATATTGCCGTTTGTTCTGATGTGGGCGATGAAGCCACCGCCAACCTTGTCGAATCCCTCCTTGATCCCACCCGCGATCTCGTGTTTACGGCGGGGGATAACGTCTATCAAAAGGGAACTCTGGAGGAATTCCAGACCTGCTATCACCCCTCTTGGGGACGGTTCAAACGCTATACGCGCCCCGTCTTGGGCAACCACGAGTATGGGACAAGGGGAGCAGAGGGATATTTTACCTATTTCGGGGAGAAAATCGCCCGCCCTGAAGGGTACAGCTTCTACAGTTTTACACACGGCGAATGGTTGATTCTGATGCTCAACAGCAACATCGACGCCCGTAAGGATGTTTCCATTCAAGGCAAGTGGCTGCGCGAGACGCTCGAAAAAAATCCACGCCGCTGCACAATGGCGATTTGGCACCACCCGCTGCTTGCTTCGGTGGGGGGGACGTATTCAGACCGCCCTCGCGATATTCCAGCCCTTTGGGAGGTTCTTTACGACTATGGGGTCGATGTCATTGTCAATGGGCATGTTCATAATTACGAACGCTTTGCCCCGCTAGACCCAATGGGGACTCTGGATCGGGCGCGGGGGATACGCCAATTCATTGTGGGAACGGGTGGCGCCAGCCGTTCGCGGAACATCCTGAACAAACGAAAACCCTATAGCGAGGCATACGACAAGACTTCCTTAGGCGTCATTGTCTTCACCTTATACGCGGATCGGTATGTATGGGAGTTTGTTCCGGCGGCGGGCTTCACCTACCGAGATCAAGGATCGGCGCGGTGCGTTGATTAA